In Arcobacter ellisii, a genomic segment contains:
- the purL gene encoding phosphoribosylformylglycinamidine synthase subunit PurL, with product MQKQEMNLQEIALAHSLTLEEFENIKEILGREPNYVEIGIFSAMWSEHCSYKSSKKYLSGFPTKAPWVIQGPGENAGVIDIGDGYAAVFKMESHNHPSFIEPYQGAATGVGGILRDVFTMGARPIANMNSIRFASIEGNSETAQKHRFLLRGVVAGIGGYGNCMGVPTIGGETTFEECYAGNNLVNAFTLGLAKADEIFYGKAEGIGNPVMYVGSKTGRDGLGGAVMSSAAFDEDSESKRPTVQVGDPFTEKLLLEACLELFKADLIVGIQDMGAAGLTSSSFEMAGRSGSGMIMHLDKVPAREEGMTPYDFMLSESQERMLICAKKGCEQAIIDIFEKWELDVAVIGEVTATGNMELFWHGEKCAEVPVQPVSEQAPVLDRPTKKPAYLDGIENIKLDKEISNQVAFDDLFCDMEVVDKSWVYSQYDSMVQTNTIKGPGKLDGSSIRIKETGKALAMSADCNTRLCYINPELGAAAAVMESGRNVAMTGAVPKAITDCLNFGNPTNPEVMWQFAASCEGIKKACKELNTPVIGGNVSLYNETNGVGVFPTPSIAMVGVNEDANKVLPSCVQENGNILYLLGETKSEFGASLYMKKMYGKVAGAHPEVNFEKELALWNTVIEANKQGLLKAAKDVNVGGIAISAAKMAVVGNIGIEISVSLNDSKDIFSESLSRAIVEVKPENCEAFENVAKSFNIEYSRIGKVGGDKISINDIYKDLDKASYVYFNRFKQVIEQDL from the coding sequence ATGCAAAAACAAGAGATGAACCTTCAAGAGATAGCACTTGCTCACTCTTTAACACTTGAAGAATTTGAAAATATAAAAGAAATTTTAGGAAGAGAACCAAACTATGTAGAAATTGGTATCTTCTCTGCTATGTGGTCTGAGCATTGCTCATATAAATCAAGTAAAAAATATTTAAGTGGTTTCCCAACAAAAGCTCCTTGGGTTATTCAAGGTCCAGGTGAAAATGCTGGTGTTATTGACATTGGTGATGGATATGCTGCTGTATTTAAAATGGAATCACACAATCACCCATCATTTATCGAGCCTTACCAAGGTGCTGCAACTGGAGTTGGAGGAATTTTAAGAGATGTATTTACAATGGGAGCAAGACCTATTGCAAATATGAATTCAATTAGATTTGCTTCAATTGAAGGAAACAGTGAAACAGCACAAAAACACAGATTTTTATTAAGAGGTGTTGTTGCTGGAATTGGTGGATATGGTAACTGTATGGGAGTTCCAACAATTGGTGGAGAAACTACATTTGAAGAGTGTTATGCAGGAAATAATCTTGTAAATGCATTTACTTTAGGTTTAGCAAAAGCTGATGAAATTTTCTATGGAAAAGCAGAAGGTATTGGAAATCCTGTAATGTACGTTGGTTCTAAAACTGGTAGAGATGGTCTTGGTGGAGCTGTAATGTCAAGTGCAGCATTTGATGAAGATTCTGAATCAAAAAGACCAACAGTTCAAGTTGGAGATCCATTTACTGAAAAACTATTACTTGAAGCTTGTTTAGAACTATTTAAAGCAGATTTAATTGTTGGTATTCAAGATATGGGAGCTGCTGGACTTACTTCATCTTCATTTGAAATGGCTGGACGAAGTGGTTCTGGAATGATTATGCATTTAGATAAAGTTCCTGCAAGGGAAGAGGGAATGACTCCTTATGACTTTATGCTTTCTGAATCTCAAGAAAGAATGCTTATTTGTGCTAAAAAAGGTTGTGAACAAGCAATTATTGATATTTTTGAAAAATGGGAATTAGATGTTGCTGTTATTGGTGAAGTAACTGCAACTGGAAATATGGAATTATTCTGGCATGGTGAAAAATGTGCGGAAGTTCCTGTTCAACCAGTTTCTGAACAAGCACCAGTTTTAGATAGACCAACAAAAAAACCAGCTTATTTAGATGGAATTGAAAATATTAAATTAGACAAAGAGATTTCTAATCAAGTTGCATTTGATGATTTATTCTGCGATATGGAAGTTGTTGATAAATCTTGGGTTTATTCTCAGTATGATTCAATGGTTCAAACAAATACAATCAAAGGTCCAGGTAAACTTGATGGTTCAAGTATAAGAATCAAAGAGACAGGAAAAGCATTAGCTATGAGTGCTGATTGTAATACAAGACTTTGTTATATTAATCCTGAATTAGGAGCAGCCGCTGCTGTTATGGAATCTGGAAGAAATGTAGCAATGACTGGTGCAGTTCCAAAAGCTATTACAGATTGTTTAAATTTTGGTAACCCTACAAATCCTGAAGTTATGTGGCAATTTGCAGCTTCTTGCGAAGGTATTAAAAAAGCTTGTAAAGAGTTAAATACTCCTGTTATTGGTGGAAATGTATCTTTATACAATGAAACAAATGGAGTAGGAGTTTTCCCAACACCTTCAATTGCAATGGTTGGAGTAAATGAAGATGCAAATAAAGTATTACCTTCTTGTGTTCAAGAAAATGGAAATATTTTATATCTTTTAGGTGAAACAAAATCAGAGTTTGGTGCTTCTTTATATATGAAAAAAATGTATGGAAAAGTTGCTGGTGCTCATCCTGAAGTAAATTTTGAAAAAGAGTTAGCTTTATGGAATACAGTTATTGAAGCAAATAAACAAGGTTTATTAAAAGCTGCAAAAGATGTAAATGTTGGTGGAATTGCAATTAGTGCTGCTAAAATGGCAGTTGTGGGTAATATTGGAATTGAAATCTCTGTTTCATTAAATGATTCAAAAGATATTTTCTCTGAATCTTTAAGTAGAGCTATCGTTGAAGTAAAACCTGAAAACTGTGAAGCATTTGAAAATGTTGCAAAATCATTTAATATCGAATATTCAAGAATTGGTAAAGTTGGTGGAGATAAAATCTCTATTAATGATATCTATAAAGATTTAGATAAAGCTAGTTATGTTTATTTCAATAGATTTAAACAAGTAATTGAACAAGATTTATAA
- the purH gene encoding bifunctional phosphoribosylaminoimidazolecarboxamide formyltransferase/IMP cyclohydrolase, with protein MRALISVSDKSGVENFAKELVSLGYEIISTGGTYNKLKDAGIAVIEANEVTKFPECFEGRVKTLNPYIHGGILHRRDKQSHLDQAKELGVEGIDLVCVNLYPFKATIEKTDDFEEIIENIDIGGPAMVRSAAKNFDSVIIVTDVADYDLVLNNLKNDTNTVEFRRDMMIKAYEHTAAYDSMIANYMNKRFNNGFGNKQFIVGSKVFDTRYGENPHQKGALYEFDSQFTNKFKTIKGEASFNNMGDISGAARIAAAFGKDKAICIVKHGNPCGFAIKDTLLESYVEALKCDPVSAFGGVVAVNGCVDKELAEKMNEIFLEVIFAASFTPEAVAVFEAKKRIKLFEQGTEYLELANDAIDFKRVDGGFVFQDADKVQEDEVRNSILKSKRIATEQEVKDMEIAYKIASLTKSNCVVYVKNSAMVAVGMGMTSRVDASKAALRKAEDMGLDVTGAVLASEAFFPFRDSIDAAAEAGVKCVIEPGGSIRDDEIIAAADEYDMALYFSGIRHFLH; from the coding sequence TTGAGAGCATTAATTAGTGTAAGCGACAAAAGTGGTGTTGAGAATTTTGCTAAAGAATTAGTATCATTAGGTTATGAAATTATTTCAACAGGTGGAACATATAATAAGTTAAAAGATGCAGGAATTGCTGTAATTGAAGCAAATGAAGTTACAAAATTTCCAGAATGTTTTGAGGGAAGAGTTAAAACATTAAATCCTTATATCCACGGTGGTATTTTACATAGACGTGATAAACAATCACATTTAGACCAAGCTAAAGAACTTGGTGTTGAAGGTATCGATTTAGTATGTGTTAATTTATATCCATTTAAAGCAACTATTGAAAAAACTGATGATTTTGAAGAAATTATTGAAAATATCGATATTGGTGGACCAGCAATGGTTAGAAGTGCTGCTAAAAACTTTGATTCAGTTATTATTGTTACTGATGTTGCTGATTATGATTTAGTATTAAATAATCTTAAAAATGACACTAATACTGTTGAGTTTAGAAGAGATATGATGATTAAAGCTTATGAGCATACAGCTGCTTATGATTCAATGATTGCAAACTATATGAATAAAAGATTTAATAATGGTTTTGGAAATAAACAATTTATTGTTGGGTCTAAAGTATTTGATACAAGATATGGAGAAAACCCACATCAAAAAGGTGCTTTATATGAGTTTGATTCACAATTTACAAATAAATTTAAAACAATAAAAGGTGAAGCAAGTTTTAATAATATGGGTGATATTAGTGGAGCTGCAAGAATTGCTGCTGCATTTGGAAAAGATAAAGCTATTTGTATAGTAAAACATGGAAATCCATGTGGATTTGCAATTAAAGATACACTTTTAGAATCTTATGTTGAAGCTTTAAAATGTGACCCAGTTTCTGCTTTTGGTGGAGTAGTTGCTGTTAATGGTTGTGTTGATAAAGAATTAGCTGAAAAAATGAATGAAATTTTCTTAGAAGTTATCTTTGCAGCAAGTTTCACTCCTGAAGCAGTTGCAGTATTTGAAGCTAAAAAAAGAATCAAATTATTTGAGCAAGGAACTGAATATTTAGAACTTGCAAATGATGCAATTGACTTTAAAAGAGTTGATGGTGGATTTGTATTCCAAGATGCTGATAAAGTACAAGAAGATGAAGTTAGAAATTCTATTTTAAAATCAAAAAGAATAGCAACAGAGCAAGAAGTAAAAGATATGGAAATTGCTTATAAAATTGCAAGTTTGACAAAATCAAACTGTGTAGTTTATGTTAAAAATTCTGCAATGGTTGCTGTTGGTATGGGTATGACTTCAAGAGTTGATGCTTCTAAAGCAGCTTTAAGAAAAGCAGAAGATATGGGACTTGATGTAACTGGTGCAGTATTAGCATCTGAAGCATTTTTCCCATTTAGAGATAGCATTGATGCAGCAGCTGAGGCTGGTGTTAAATGTGTAATTGAGCCAGGTGGAAGTATCAGAGATGATGAAATTATTGCTGCTGCTGATGAATATGATATGGCTTTATATTTCTCTGGAATTAGACACTTCTTACATTAA
- a CDS encoding NUDIX hydrolase: MKKDNLKKLVSNLPKHPNVLGRHRFFNSAVLIPLVKIKGEYHLLFQKRAAHIRQGGDICFPGGGFEEGVDKDFKDTALRETFEELGIPKKDIKVLGQLDTYVAPIGAVIESFVARVKKKAYKNMKIDHNEVEKTIVIPISFFKEHEPKEYTLAHEIQPYKIDENGNKEVFFPVEELGLPDTYKKPWGNKKHKIWVYEYEGEVIWGITSVLIKDVIEKY; this comes from the coding sequence ATGAAAAAAGATAATTTAAAAAAATTAGTATCAAATTTACCAAAACACCCAAATGTTTTAGGACGACATAGATTTTTTAATAGTGCTGTTTTAATACCGCTTGTAAAAATAAAAGGAGAATATCATCTTTTATTTCAAAAAAGAGCTGCTCATATAAGACAAGGTGGAGATATTTGTTTTCCTGGTGGTGGTTTTGAAGAAGGAGTTGATAAAGACTTTAAAGATACAGCTTTAAGAGAGACTTTTGAAGAGTTAGGAATTCCTAAAAAAGATATAAAAGTTTTAGGACAGCTTGATACTTATGTAGCTCCAATTGGTGCTGTTATTGAATCTTTTGTAGCAAGAGTTAAGAAAAAAGCTTATAAAAATATGAAAATAGACCATAATGAAGTTGAAAAAACTATAGTTATTCCTATATCTTTTTTTAAAGAACATGAACCAAAAGAGTACACTTTAGCCCATGAAATTCAACCATATAAAATAGACGAAAATGGAAATAAAGAGGTGTTTTTTCCCGTTGAAGAGTTAGGACTTCCTGATACTTATAAAAAACCTTGGGGAAATAAAAAACATAAAATTTGGGTTTATGAATATGAAGGAGAAGTAATTTGGGGAATTACTTCTGTTTTAATAAAAGATGTTATTGAAAAGTATTAA
- a CDS encoding DsrE family protein, producing MKDNLLIVWTNGDIEVANKFPLLYSSVILDRGYWKTAHLMLWGPSIKLAKENKQIQEQLLKIQNTGVKMSACIVCVEDYEATSILNELNIEITHTGELLTKALKDETYSVMTI from the coding sequence ATGAAAGATAATTTATTAATTGTTTGGACAAATGGTGATATTGAAGTTGCTAATAAATTTCCATTACTTTATTCTTCTGTAATTTTAGATAGAGGATATTGGAAAACAGCACATCTTATGCTTTGGGGACCATCAATAAAACTTGCAAAAGAAAACAAACAAATTCAAGAACAACTTTTAAAAATACAAAATACAGGTGTAAAAATGAGTGCTTGTATTGTTTGTGTAGAAGATTATGAGGCAACTTCTATATTAAATGAATTAAATATAGAAATCACTCACACCGGAGAGCTTTTAACTAAAGCTTTAAAAGATGAAACTTATTCTGTTATGACTATTTAA
- a CDS encoding ABC transporter substrate-binding protein, with protein MIFIKKLKFFILLLLLISTISHSKELKKVTLHLSWLDQFQFAGYYMAKEKGFYEEVGLDVEIIPFSFGVDIPKEVSDGKVDFAVGRETLILERTKDRNIVALYALFQATPLILISTKESEIHNIEDFSNKKIMTTIDDASEVSLKAMIVSNKVKLENLKFLKHTHNINDLINKNTDVISAYISKAPYELQKKGIEYNVFDPKKFGFDMYSDMLYTSENLINNDLNTVLLFKKASLKGWEYAYSNIEESANLIIEKYNTQNLKKNELIYEAKELRKLSYFNTANLGEIKKDKIQRIYDLYNLMGLIQKPVDLNKFVFDLNNLRNLTFSDSEKKYLEQRDIITMCVVPNAMPYSDIKDEKFVGFVADFISLIEERIKKPIRLVQTSSWHESLESAKSKKCDILSSAVWTKDREEYLSFTKPYLNIPLVLLTKSDTSFINNLSSLKKKKISVIENYAIINELEKKYKDIEFIPVKNIDEGIKKILDGETFGHVDAISTSWYKIQTKYLSKISISAKLDESMDIAIAVNHDDNILYGILQKAVLSIDDLVKNEMLNKWIFTKHKKEFDYSIIWKISLGLMFIFIAILYRQKLLKKLNLQLQKAVDEKTKKLTEINLQLEDRIKKEVEENLKKDRLLSQQQKMVSMGQMIENIAHQWRQPLSLITTNASGMKLKKEMNDLDDEFFYKTLDSILNTSKYLSNTIDDFRYFFKPQKDKEDFYLEKCCKKTLDLLSANFIENRIKIIDNIQNIKICGYETELIQVLINILNNSKDALLSIEDEERLIFIDITKENGKAVIRVKDNAGGIEPSIIEKVFEPYFTTKHQHQGTGIGLYMCQEIINKHMDGYIDISNTEFEYENKKYKGTLLLIVINSVY; from the coding sequence TTGATATTTATAAAAAAATTAAAATTTTTTATTTTATTATTATTACTTATTTCAACAATCTCCCATTCAAAAGAATTAAAAAAAGTTACTTTACATTTGTCATGGCTTGATCAATTTCAATTTGCTGGTTACTATATGGCAAAAGAAAAAGGTTTTTATGAAGAGGTAGGTTTAGATGTGGAAATTATTCCATTCTCTTTTGGTGTAGATATTCCAAAAGAAGTAAGTGATGGAAAAGTTGATTTTGCAGTTGGAAGAGAAACTTTAATATTAGAGCGAACAAAAGATAGAAATATAGTTGCTTTATATGCACTTTTTCAAGCAACACCCTTAATTCTGATAAGTACAAAAGAATCAGAAATACATAATATTGAAGATTTTTCAAATAAAAAAATAATGACTACAATTGATGATGCAAGTGAAGTTTCATTAAAAGCTATGATTGTATCAAATAAAGTTAAGTTAGAAAATTTAAAATTTTTAAAACATACTCATAATATAAATGATTTAATAAATAAAAATACAGATGTAATTTCTGCATATATTTCAAAAGCACCATATGAACTTCAAAAAAAAGGTATAGAGTATAATGTATTTGATCCAAAAAAATTTGGATTTGATATGTATAGTGATATGTTATATACAAGTGAAAATTTAATTAATAATGATTTAAACACTGTATTATTATTCAAAAAAGCCTCTTTAAAAGGTTGGGAGTATGCCTACTCAAATATTGAAGAGAGTGCAAATTTGATTATTGAAAAATACAACACTCAAAATTTAAAGAAAAATGAACTTATTTATGAAGCAAAAGAGTTAAGAAAGTTATCTTATTTTAATACAGCAAATTTAGGAGAAATTAAAAAAGATAAAATTCAAAGAATTTATGATTTATATAATCTTATGGGATTGATTCAAAAACCTGTAGATTTAAACAAATTTGTTTTTGACCTAAATAACTTAAGAAATCTAACATTTTCAGATTCTGAAAAAAAATATTTAGAACAAAGGGATATTATAACTATGTGTGTTGTACCAAATGCAATGCCATATAGTGATATAAAAGATGAAAAATTTGTAGGATTTGTTGCTGATTTTATCTCTTTAATAGAAGAGAGAATAAAAAAGCCAATTAGATTAGTTCAAACATCAAGTTGGCATGAGTCTTTAGAATCAGCAAAAAGTAAAAAATGTGATATTTTATCTTCGGCTGTTTGGACAAAAGATAGGGAAGAATATTTAAGTTTTACAAAACCATATTTAAACATTCCTTTGGTTTTATTAACAAAAAGTGATACCTCTTTTATAAATAATTTAAGTTCTTTAAAAAAGAAAAAAATATCAGTTATTGAAAATTATGCAATTATTAATGAGTTAGAAAAAAAGTATAAAGATATAGAATTTATTCCTGTAAAAAATATTGATGAAGGAATAAAAAAGATTTTGGATGGGGAAACTTTTGGTCATGTTGATGCAATTTCAACTTCATGGTATAAAATTCAAACTAAGTATTTAAGTAAAATTTCTATTTCTGCAAAATTAGATGAAAGTATGGATATCGCAATTGCTGTAAACCATGATGATAATATTTTATATGGAATATTACAAAAAGCTGTTTTGAGTATTGATGATTTAGTTAAAAATGAGATGCTTAATAAATGGATTTTTACTAAACATAAAAAAGAGTTTGATTATTCTATTATTTGGAAAATTTCTTTAGGTTTGATGTTTATTTTTATAGCAATTTTATATAGACAAAAACTTTTAAAAAAATTGAATTTACAGTTACAAAAGGCTGTTGATGAAAAAACAAAAAAACTAACAGAAATAAATCTTCAACTTGAAGATAGAATAAAAAAAGAAGTAGAAGAAAATTTAAAAAAAGATAGGCTTTTATCTCAGCAACAAAAAATGGTTTCAATGGGACAGATGATAGAAAATATTGCCCATCAATGGAGACAACCTTTATCTTTAATCACAACAAATGCAAGTGGGATGAAGTTGAAAAAAGAGATGAATGATTTAGATGATGAGTTTTTTTATAAAACACTTGATTCTATACTAAATACTTCAAAATATTTATCAAATACAATTGATGATTTTAGATATTTTTTCAAACCTCAAAAAGATAAAGAAGATTTTTATTTAGAGAAATGTTGTAAAAAAACTTTAGATTTGTTAAGTGCAAATTTTATAGAAAATAGAATAAAAATCATAGATAATATTCAAAATATAAAAATTTGTGGTTATGAAACAGAACTTATTCAAGTATTAATTAATATTTTAAACAACTCAAAAGATGCTTTATTATCAATAGAAGATGAAGAAAGATTGATTTTTATTGATATAACTAAAGAGAATGGAAAAGCTGTAATTAGAGTAAAAGATAATGCAGGAGGGATAGAACCTTCAATTATAGAAAAAGTTTTTGAACCTTATTTTACGACAAAACACCAACATCAAGGAACGGGTATTGGGCTTTATATGTGTCAAGAGATAATCAATAAACATATGGATGGATACATTGATATTTCAAATACTGAATTTGAATATGAAAATAAAAAATATAAAGGAACTTTACTTTTAATTGTAATAAATAGTGTTTATTAG
- the bioA gene encoding adenosylmethionine--8-amino-7-oxononanoate transaminase, translating into MNWLDIDKSHVWHPYNALPSKTKILPVKKTDKTTIFLETNEELIDGMSSWWSAIHGYNHPKLNEALKKQVEIMPHIMFGGLAHEQASLLSKKLVELTGLNSVFLCDSGSVSVEVALKTSILYQKAKGLKKYKFLALQNAYHGDTLGAMSVCDPQNSMHSIYGSYLSEHIFTKAPALGFESDCLESIRDLEENFEKHHKEIAGFILEPIVQGAGGMRIYNPLYLKKARELCSKYDILLIADEIATGFGHTGKMFACEWADIKPDIITVGKGLTGGYMTMAAMITSKNVSDTISNSEIGVLMHGPTFMANPLACSVANASINLLLESNWQNNVKKIEKIFTKELENAKNIDLVKDVRNIGAIGIIELKDDCYAQQVQDYCVKNGVWIRPFGKLVYSIVAYTIEEKDLIKIIRTMIDAIKSIKK; encoded by the coding sequence TTGAATTGGTTAGATATAGATAAATCTCACGTTTGGCATCCTTATAATGCCCTGCCTTCAAAAACAAAAATTCTTCCAGTAAAAAAGACAGATAAAACCACAATTTTTTTAGAAACAAATGAAGAATTAATCGATGGAATGAGTTCTTGGTGGAGTGCAATTCATGGTTATAATCATCCAAAATTAAATGAAGCCTTAAAAAAGCAAGTTGAGATTATGCCACATATTATGTTTGGTGGTTTAGCTCATGAACAAGCTTCACTTTTGAGTAAAAAATTAGTTGAATTAACTGGACTTAATTCTGTTTTTTTATGTGATAGTGGTTCTGTATCAGTTGAAGTTGCATTAAAAACATCAATACTTTATCAAAAAGCAAAGGGTTTAAAAAAATATAAGTTTTTAGCTTTGCAAAATGCTTATCATGGTGATACTTTGGGGGCTATGAGTGTATGTGATCCACAAAATTCTATGCATAGTATTTATGGTTCATATTTAAGTGAACACATTTTTACAAAAGCACCAGCTTTAGGATTTGAAAGTGATTGTTTAGAATCAATTAGAGATTTAGAAGAAAATTTTGAAAAACATCATAAAGAGATAGCTGGATTTATCCTTGAGCCAATAGTTCAAGGAGCTGGTGGAATGAGAATTTATAATCCTTTATATCTAAAAAAAGCAAGAGAACTTTGTAGTAAATACGATATTTTATTAATTGCAGATGAAATAGCTACGGGTTTTGGACATACGGGAAAAATGTTTGCTTGTGAGTGGGCAGATATAAAACCTGATATTATAACTGTTGGAAAAGGTTTAACTGGTGGTTATATGACTATGGCTGCTATGATTACATCTAAAAATGTGAGTGATACTATTTCAAATAGCGAAATTGGTGTGTTAATGCATGGACCGACATTTATGGCAAATCCTTTGGCTTGTAGTGTGGCAAATGCAAGTATAAATTTATTACTTGAAAGTAATTGGCAAAATAATGTGAAAAAAATTGAAAAGATTTTTACAAAAGAGCTAGAAAATGCAAAAAATATTGATTTAGTAAAAGATGTAAGAAATATTGGAGCAATTGGAATTATTGAGTTAAAAGATGATTGTTATGCACAACAAGTTCAAGATTATTGTGTAAAAAATGGAGTTTGGATAAGACCATTTGGAAAACTTGTTTATTCAATTGTTGCATACACCATAGAAGAAAAAGATTTGATAAAAATAATAAGAACAATGATTGATGCAATAAAATCAATAAAGAAATAA
- the amt gene encoding ammonium transporter, producing the protein MVSFNEINLLWILVSAFLVFMMQLGFSLVETGVVRSKNTINVAMKNLIDTVFSIIFFWLFGFGLMFGMDSFGLIGIDKFLIDGKDLQLNGFFFFQAMFAATAITIVSGAVAERIKFNGYIVVAIIVSSIIYPIFGHWAWNDNGWLKELGFVDFAGSTVVHSVGAWIGLAGAIVLGPRLGKFRKNKTIYFAPSNHNFIVFGVFILFFAWFGFNAGSLLEFKPEVTSILLNTLLAGVFGGLSAWIITLFSKEKVGVEIFSFGIIAGLVGITAGCYEFNAIQSAFVGFISSFIMHFTDIFLTKKLKIDDPLSVVSIHGFVGVWGTIAVGIFANLPENFTRLHFIYVQTLGVFVAFIFSFSFGLLVFLFLKKVNLLRVRKKHEVLGLNRSEHNAKLPWVDTIQSIIQIMKTGNLDKKIYEERDTEIGIVSRFFNYLLSILKEKNAELKKSNKNLSVKAYHDNLTKILNRNGFLKRLSEINNKYTLAIIDIDKFKSINDTYGHDVGDYVLKDLATLISNKIRTTDIFARWGGEEFVLVLDTPDLLQAQNISDNLRKEIENSKFKTVGKITISIGISEFKTKNDTFEDVFKKADQALYQAKMSGRNRVFVY; encoded by the coding sequence TTGGTAAGTTTTAATGAAATAAATCTTTTATGGATATTGGTTAGTGCATTTTTAGTTTTTATGATGCAATTGGGTTTTTCATTAGTTGAAACAGGTGTTGTTAGAAGTAAAAATACAATAAATGTTGCTATGAAAAATCTTATTGATACAGTCTTTAGTATTATATTTTTCTGGTTATTTGGTTTTGGACTAATGTTTGGAATGGATAGTTTTGGACTTATAGGTATTGATAAATTTTTAATTGATGGAAAAGATTTACAACTAAATGGGTTTTTCTTTTTTCAAGCAATGTTTGCTGCAACTGCAATAACAATTGTTTCAGGAGCAGTAGCTGAAAGAATAAAATTTAATGGATATATTGTTGTAGCAATTATTGTAAGTTCAATAATTTATCCAATTTTTGGACATTGGGCATGGAATGATAATGGTTGGTTAAAAGAGTTAGGATTTGTTGATTTTGCTGGGTCTACTGTTGTTCATTCTGTTGGAGCTTGGATTGGACTTGCAGGTGCAATTGTTTTAGGACCAAGACTTGGAAAATTTAGAAAAAATAAAACCATATATTTTGCACCAAGTAATCATAACTTTATAGTTTTTGGGGTATTTATTCTATTTTTTGCTTGGTTTGGTTTTAACGCAGGAAGTTTACTTGAGTTTAAACCTGAAGTTACATCAATTTTATTAAATACTTTACTTGCAGGTGTATTTGGTGGTTTAAGTGCTTGGATAATAACTTTATTTAGTAAAGAAAAAGTTGGTGTTGAAATCTTTAGTTTTGGGATAATTGCTGGACTTGTTGGAATTACAGCAGGTTGTTATGAATTTAATGCAATTCAATCAGCATTTGTAGGTTTTATATCTTCATTTATCATGCATTTTACAGATATTTTTTTAACAAAAAAATTAAAAATTGATGACCCTTTAAGTGTTGTTAGTATTCATGGATTTGTTGGTGTTTGGGGAACTATTGCAGTTGGGATATTTGCAAATTTACCTGAAAACTTTACAAGGTTACATTTTATTTATGTACAAACTTTAGGAGTTTTTGTAGCTTTTATATTCTCTTTTTCTTTTGGTTTATTAGTATTTTTATTTCTTAAAAAAGTTAATCTTTTAAGAGTTAGAAAAAAACATGAAGTTTTAGGATTAAATAGAAGTGAACATAATGCAAAACTTCCTTGGGTTGATACTATTCAAAGTATTATCCAAATAATGAAAACAGGAAATTTAGATAAAAAAATTTATGAAGAAAGAGATACTGAAATAGGAATTGTTTCAAGATTTTTTAACTACTTACTTAGTATTTTAAAAGAAAAAAATGCTGAACTAAAAAAATCAAATAAAAATCTAAGTGTCAAAGCATACCATGATAATTTAACTAAAATTTTAAATAGAAATGGTTTTTTAAAAAGATTATCTGAAATAAACAATAAATATACACTTGCAATTATTGATATAGATAAATTCAAATCTATAAATGATACTTATGGTCATGATGTTGGAGATTATGTTCTAAAAGATTTAGCAACTTTAATTTCAAATAAAATAAGAACAACGGATATTTTTGCAAGATGGGGAGGAGAAGAATTTGTTTTAGTTTTAGATACTCCTGATTTATTACAAGCTCAAAATATCTCTGATAATTTAAGAAAAGAAATTGAAAATTCAAAATTTAAAACTGTTGGAAAAATTACTATTTCAATAGGTATTAGTGAATTTAAAACTAAAAATGATACTTTTGAAGATGTGTTTAAAAAGGCTGACCAAGCTTTATATCAAGCTAAAATGAGTGGAAGAAATAGAGTTTTTGTTTATTAG